Within Candidatus Limnocylindria bacterium, the genomic segment GGAAAGAATCGCATGTTGAGTTAGAGGAGCAAGGGACATGCCTGCTCGTGACGCGTCGTCGATCGGCGTCACATCGTGCTGGGGTCGCGTACCTGCAGCCCGGCGATCCCTTTGAAGTCGCGAGCGTTACGTGTCACGAGCTCGAGCCGGTGCTCTAGCGCGGTGGCGGCGATGAGCGCATCGGACATGTCGACGCGGACGCGCGCGAGCCGACCAGCGTGTTCTGCGATCGTCCCGTCGACGTCCAGTTCGCGGAATGGCGAGAGCAGGACACGAACGGCTTCCTCGTCTTTCGCGCGGCCACTGAAGAGCTCGGCCTTCGTGACGACCGAATACGCGACGCGATGTCCGGTGACGGCCAGTCGACGAGCCCCACGGAGTACGTCGATGAGGACGTCGGTATCGAGCAGCAGGTCAGCCACGCAATCCCAGTCGGCGCTCGCGTTTCCTCCAGGCGCCGTGTCGCGGTGGGATCTTGAAGTCGGGGATCGAGCCAAAGCTCTCGTCGAGGATCCGCTGGGTGTCGGCTGTGGCCGGAACGCCGATGTACGCGTCGATCGCGTCGCGGACGACCGCCGCGAGCGTCTTGCGCTCTCGACGACGGCGAGCGTCAAGCGCCTTTCGTTGCTGCTCGGTCAGGTAGATCTGCGTTCGGGTAGCTCCCATATACAGCACAACATACAGCATGACGCAGCTCGGCTTATGCGCCATCCATTCGTACGGACGGTCCTTGCGTGAGCAGCGGCTACGTCGAGCTGCACTGTCACAGCTCGTATTCCTTTCTTGATGGCGCTTCCGATGTAGAGGAGCTCGTCGCCGCGGCAGCCGAGCGGGGGATGGATGCGCTCGCGCTCACCGACACGAACGGCCTCTACGGCGCGGTGCGTTTCTGGAACGCCGCGAAGGACGCGGGCATCCGGCCGATCTATGGCGCGGAGATACAGACGCTCGACTTCGGGCATCTCGTGCTCATCGCGCGCGATCGCATCGGGTGGCGGAGCCTCTGCCGCACGATCTCCGCGGCGCAGCTCGCGGGCGAGAAGACGAAGCCGCGCGCGACGCTCGCGCTCATCGCTGAGAACGCCGAGGGCCTCTTCGCACTCACCGGCTGCGCGTACGGCGCGGTGCCGCGCGCGATGCGCGGCGGCGACGTTGACGCGGCGCGCGAGGCGCTCTCACGGCTCGCGGGGATCTTCGGCGAGCGCTGCTTCGTCGAGCTCTCCGACCACCTCGACCCCGACGACCCGGCGCTCTGCGATGCACTCGCGCAGCTCGCGTCAGAGCAGGGCCTCGGCGCGGTCGTCACGAACAACGTGCATTACGCGCGACCGGAGGGCCGGCGGCTGCACGATGTGCTGCGCTGCATCGACCTCGGCGTCACGCTCGACGACGCGGGGAACCGGCTCAAGCCGAACGGCGAGTACTGGCTGAAGGACGAGACGATCCTTCGCGAGCGGCTTGGGCGGCACGCTGAGGCGTTCGCGAACGCGCGCGCGATCGCGGACGCGTGCACGCTCGACCTCGAGACGATCGGTCCCGGCGGCGGACGCGCCCTCGGCTCCATGGTCGGCCAGGACCGCCTTCCCGGCTTCCCGGTGCCGCAGGGTCACACCGCGTTCTCCTTCCTCTACGCGCTTTGCCAGGAGGGCGCGCGTGACAAGTACGGGCTCATGACGCCGGGTGTCGGGATGCAGCTCGCGCACGAGCTCAGCGTCATCGACCACTGCGGCCTCGCGGAGTTCTTCCTCATCAACTGGGACATCGTCCGCTTCTGCAAGGAGCGGCGGATCCCGGCGCAGGGTCGCGGGTCCGCGGCCGACTCGATCGTCGCGTACGTGCTCGACATCACGAAGGTCGATCCGATCCAGCACGAGCTGCTCTTCGAGCGTTTCCTCACCGAGGACAGTCGCACGATGCCGGACATCGACCTCGACATCGCGTCGAACGACCGCGAAGAGGTCATCCAGTACGTGTACAAGAAGTACGGCGAGCGCTACGCGGCGATGGTGTGCAACGTGGTGACCTATCGCGCTCGGTCCGCGAGCCGGGAGATCGCGAAGGCGCTCGGCTTCCGTGACGAGACGGTCGACCGCATGGCGAGGTCGATCGACCAGTACAACGTCGATCCGCGCTCGCGCCCCAGCGCGGCGCAGCACCCCGCGTACAAGCATCCGAACCGCGAGGCCGAGCACGGCTGGGAAGCGCCACGAGCGGTCGCGGACACGCTCGAGGACCTCACGAGCTTCATGGACGAGAAGGAGCGCACGCGATTCCCGCTGTTCCGCGAGCTCACCCTCGCGATCGCCGATTTCCCGCGCCACCTTTCGATCCACAACGGCGGCATGCTCATCACGGCACAGCCGCTCGTGGACACCGTGCCGATCGAGCGCGCGACGATGCCCGACCGCAACGTCGTGCAGCTCGACAAGCGCGATGTCGAGGACCTCGGTCTGGTGAAGATGGACCTCCTCGGCCTGCGCACGCTCTCGCTCATCAAGGACGCCGTCGCCGACATCGAGGCGCGGCACGGCGAGCGTCTCGAGCTCGGGACCATCGCGCTCGACGACGAGGCGGTCTACGACCTCATCTGCGAGGTCGACACCATCGGCCTCTTCCAGGTCGAGAGCCGCGCACAGGCGTCGGCGCTTCCGCGCGTGCGTCCGCGCTGTTTCGCGGACATCGTCGTGCAGGTCGCGATCATCCGACCCGGCCCGCTGCAGGGGAACATGGTGAATCCGTACATCAACCGCCGGCAAGGTCGCGAGCCGGTGACGTACGCGCATCCGCTGCTCGAGCCGAGCCTCAAGGAGACGCTCGGCGTGATCCTCTTCCAGGAACAGATCCTGCGCGTGGCGATGGCGGTCGCGGGTTTCTCACCGGCCGCGGCGGACAAGCTGCGCCGCGCGATGAGCCGCGCGCGCTCATCGGCCGATATGGAGAAGCTGCGCGCGCCGTTCGTCGAGGGCGCGCGCGCGAAAGGTGTGGGCGACGATGTCGCGAACGAGATCTTCCGGCAGATCGCGGCGTTCGCCGAGTTCGGATTCTGCAAGAGTCACGCGGCCGCGTTCGCGCTCACGGCGTACCACACCGCGCATCTGAAGCTCTACTACCCGTCAGAGTTCTACGTCGGTCTTCTGAATAACCAGCCGATGGGGTTCTATTCACCCGCGGTCATCGCCGGCGACGCGAAGCGGCATGGTGTCGCGATCCTGCCGGTCGACGTGAACCTCTCACGAGAGAAGGCCGTCGTCGAAGAGTGCTCCGATGGAGGCGCGATGCATCCCGTCGACAGCTCGAACACGATCGCGCGCCGTCGCACCTGCCGCACGCACGACGTGCGGCTCGGATTCGAAAGCGTGAAAGGGCTCGGAGCGGCCGAGGCGAAGGCGATCGTCCAGGAGCGGGAGAAGGCCGGACCCTACGTCGCCTTTGACGAATTCGCGCGGCGCGTCGGACTCAAAGAGGAGGCGCTGCGCAATCTCGCGCTGCTCGGTGCGTTCGATGCGTTCGGCGAGGCGCGTCGCGAGCTGCTGTGGCGCGCGCGCGACGCGCATCGCACCTCGCCGGCGTTCACGCGTCCGGCGCTCGCGCTTCCCACGTCCGATGCGCCTGCGCTGCCCGTGCTCACCGAGCAGGAGCGCGTCGCGCTCGATTACCGCATCACCGGCATCCCCACCGGGCCGCAGATCATGCGCTTCTACCGCGCGGATCTGGACCGTCGCGGCGTGCTCACCGCAGCCGGGCTGGCGGGCCACAGCCACGGCGCCACGGTGCGCATCGCTGGGGCGGTCGTGGTGAAGCAGCATCCCGAGACGGCGAAGGGTCACGTATTCCTATCCCTCGAGGACGAGACTGGTATGTCGAACGTGATCATCCGGCCCGCCACCTACCGCCTGCACAAGCGCGTGCTCGATGCGAATGCCGCAGTTGTGGTCACCGGGACGCTTCAGGCGGTCGACGGGGTGATTTCCGTACTGGCGATGCGGCTCGACGGCCTCGCGCTCTTCGTGAAGATCGCCGCCCGCGAGTGGCAGTGATCGGCCTACGGCGACCCCCGCCGGGGCGGTATCGGTCGGCGGTCAAAGCGGTAACACCATCTTGTGACCCCCTCTAGTTCGACCGCAGACTGCCCGAAGTAACAGCAAGCAGGCAAGGACGGTTGGCCTGCATCGGTACGCGCCGCGACGCAGGAGTGGGGAACAAGGTGGACGACCTGAGCGCAGGTCGGGCAGAGGATCTGCTCGATTCGATCTTCCGTGTGGCCACGGAGCTGGTCCGAGGCGAACGCGCTTCGCTGATGCTTCGCATGGACGCGACGAATGACTTTGTGATCGCTCACGCGCTGGGCCTCGCCGAGTCGGTCAAGCGCGAGGTCCGCGTGCGGCCCGGTGAGGGCGTCGCCGGGCACGTGCTCGCGTCGAAACGCTCGCTCCTGGTGCGCGGCGGCGAGGCGCCCTACACGGTGAGCGGCGGCCAGTACCGCTCGGACTCCTTCGTATCGGTCCCGATCATGATCGACGACGACGCGCGCGGCGTCCTCAACGTCACCGACCGCTTCGACGGACGCCCGTTCGGGGAGACGGACCTCGCGACCCTGGAGATCCTGGCCAGCCACATCGGTGCGTGCCTGGTCCAGCAGGAGCAGGGCGAGGCCCTGCAGCGGCTCGCCGAGACCGATCCGCTCACGTGGCTCTTCAATCGGCGCCACTTCGACAAGCGGCTCGAGGCCGAGACGAACCGCGCGCTGCGCGCCGAGCATCTGCTCGCGCTGCTCATGATCGACGTCGACAAGTTCAAGCTCATCAACGATCGCTTCGGTCATCGCGTCGGCGATCAGGTCCTCAAGGCCGTCGCGTCCGCGGTGAAGCAGGCGGTGCGTCTGTACGACGTGCCGACGCGCTACGGCGGCGACGAGTTCGCGATCATCCTGCCCGAGGCGGACACCGAGGTCGCTACGCGAGTCGCGCGCCGCGTTCTCGAGAAGGCGGAGACCGTTGCTCTGCCCGGCGAGCTGCGCGATGCCGGGCTCCCGCTCAGTCTTTCGATCGGCGTTGCGACGTTCCCGCGTCCCGCCGGCGACGCGAACGCGCTCGTCGAAGCGGCGGACGGCGCGATGTATCGCGCGAAGTCCGCTGGCGGCGGCATCCGCGTCTGGGAGCACGCGTTCGCGGACGGTCCGCGCGGCGCGATGCGACCCGCGCGCGCAGCGCTTCCTCCGGCGCCGTACCTGTCCGACCCCGCACGTCTCGCGACGCGCGAGTTGCAGCAGCTGATCCCGGTCGCGCTCGCGCAGGAATTCAACGTCGCGGTCGTGGGGCACGAGGGCCAGGTCCTCACCGTCGCGTTCCCGTCGCCGAATCCCGCGGCGGTCGACACGATCTCGAAGGCGACAGGCTTCGCGGTCTATCCGGTCTTCAGCAACCCCGCTGATCTCCAGGCGACGCGGCGGAGGCTCGCGGCCGCTTAGCTCGTCCCCGTCAGCTTCGGTCGCGTGTCTTCGCGCTGCACGCCGCCGTCCGCGCCGCGGAAGAGATAGCCGACGCCGGGCACGGTCTGGATCACATCTCGTGGCTTGCCATCCTGCGTGAGCTTGCGACGAAGGCGACTCACGTTGAGCTTCACGAGGTCGCCGCCGACGTCGGCGTCGTAGCCCCACACGCCTTCGAGGATCTCCTCCTGCGTGAGGACGCGACCGGGGTTCGCCATGAAGTGGCGGAGCAGCTTGAACTCGGTCGGCGAGAGATGCACCGGCACATCCGCGGTCGTGACCTCGTGCGTCGCCTCGTCGAGGACGAGATCGCCGGTGCGATACACGACCGGCGCCGGCCGCCCGCGCGTGCGCACGGAGCGCCGGAGGATGGCCTTCACGCGCGCGACGAGCTCCTTCGGGCGGAATGGCTTGGTGATGTAGTCGTCCGCGCCGAGCTGTAGGCCGCGGAGGATGTCGCTCTCGTCCTGGCGTGCGGACAGAAGCAGGACGGAGACGTGTTCGTCGACGTGGCGGATCCGCTCGAGGACCACGAAGCCGGTCAGCTTCGGCAGATTGATGTCGAGAACGACGAGGTCAGGGTGTTCCCGGCCGACGGCCTCGACCGCGGACTCGCCGTCGTACGCCCGTACGACGTCGTATCCCTCTCGGCGCAATGCATAGTCAAGCAACTCAACGAGATCGCGGTCGTCATCGACGACCAAGAGCTTCACTAGGCGCCTGCCTCCTCCGCGAGCTGTCGAGCCTTAGGAAGTGTGAAGTGTACCGAAGTGCCACGTCCGACTTCACTCTCGATGCGGATATCGCCGCCGTGCGCGACCACGATCGCGCGGCAGATCGTGAGCCCCAGACCCAGGCCGCCCGCCTGTTCGCGGACCTCGCGCGACCGGAAGAAGCGCTGGAAGAGGCGCGGCTGCTCGTCGAGCGGGATGCCTGGCCCCTGGTCCACGACGCTCACCTGCACGAACCCATCGCGGCCCTCGGTCGCCACGGTCACCGTCGTCGCCTCCGGCGCGTAACGGCTGGCGTTCGCGATGAGGTTCGCGAGGACCTGCGCGGTCCTGCGCGGGTCGGCGAGGACGCGGTCGAAGTCCGGGCGCAGCCGTGTCTCGAGCTTCTGCTGCTTCGCGTCCAGCAGCGTCTGGGTGAACTCCATGGCCTCCTGCAGGCAGCTGCGGACGCTGGCCGGCACCGCGCGGACCTGGAACGTGCCGGCTTCGATGCTTCCGGCGTCGAGCAGGTTCTCGACGAGATACTCGAGGCGCAGGGCGCTGCGCCGGAGCGTCGACACCATCGTCACGAGCTGCGCGGGCGGCATCGAGAGCGCGTCGTCGACGAGCAGATCGAGCGTCGCCGAGAGCGCGGCGATCGGCGTGCGCAGCTCGTGCGCGACCTGCAGGAGGAAGTCCTCCTTGAGCCGCAGGAGCTCGGCCTGCGCCGTGACGTCGCGGATCGTGTGGAGGATGCCGCGCTCCCCGATCGCGGTGCTCACGATCTCGAGCACTCCCATGCGGTCCTCGCGCGGGAACCAGGTGCGCCGCACGTGGTGGCCGTCGGTGTCCTGGACCGTCGTCGCACCGGACACGAGGAGCAGCTCCTCGAAGCGACGGCCGTTGAGGGATTCCTCGCCGAGGACGCGGAACGCCGCCGGGTTCGCGCTTGCGATGGTGCCGTCCGGCGCGGTGAGGATGATCCCATCCGCGAGCGCGACGAAGGCGTCCTGTATCGCCAGCGCCTCGATCGCGCGGTCTTCGTTGCGCCGACCGAGGGAGCGTCGTCGCTCCGGTGGCCGCTCGCTCACTGCGTCGGGATCCGCAGGCGCACGCGCGTGCCCTGCCCGGGGCTCGAGTCGAGCGAGAGCTGCGCTCCGATGAGACGCGCCGACTCGCGCATCTGCAGCAGGCCCAGGCTCCCGCGCTGCGCGTAGCTCTGCAGCACCGCCGCGACGTCGAATCCCTGACCGTCGTCCTCCACGACCGCGACGACCGTGTTGTCATCGTCGTACACGTCGATCGCGACGTTCGCCGCGCGGCCCGTCTTGATCGCGTTGTTCGCGGCCTCACGGATCACCGTGAATGCGCCGGCCTCGATCTCGGGCGCCATCCGTCGCTCCGACTCTATGCGCCGCGTTGTCACGTGCGAGCCATTCATGCCGTCGACCCGCTTCGCGAGCGCGGCGATCGCCGCCGGGAGGCCGCCGTCCTCGAGCGCGAGCGGACGCAGCGCGAAGAGGATGTCGCGGAGGCCCGCCTGCTGCTCGATGAGTCGAGCACGCAGGGGAACGAGATCGGCGAGCGCGCCCTCGACGTCTGTGGCGGCGCGCCGCGTCACGAGCTCGATGCTGATCGCGGCGTTCGCGAGCGTCTGCGCGACACCGTCGTGAAGCTCCCGCGCGAGGCGGTGTCGCTCCTCCTCGACGACCTTCACGACCCGCAGGCGTTCCGCCGCGAGCTCCTCCGAGAGCTCGACGAACTCGAGCGCCACGCCGGCGGCGCCGGCGAGGGCCTGGATGAATCGCTCGTCGTCTTCCTGGAAGATGCCCTCGCGGTCGTTCACCGCCTGCAGCACGCCGAGGCGGCGGTGGTCGCGAGCGTCGATCGGCGCGACGAGCATCGAACGGGTCCGGAACCCGGTCCGGGCGTCGACGCTCGGGTCGAAGCGCGGGTCCTCGTATGGCGCGTCGATGCGGAGAAGACGGCCCGTGCGCGCGACCTCGGCCGCGAGGCCCCGTCCATCCAGCGGCAGGCGGATCTGCTTGAGCTCGCTCTCCGTGAGCACGCGCGACCAGAGCTCGTTCTTACCCTGATCGATGACGTAGAGCGTCGCGCGCTCGCAGTCGAGCATGCGCATCGCGGTGGCGACGATGCGAGTGAGGACTCGGTCGATGTTGGCTTCCAGCGCGAGGTCCTGCTGCAGCTGCAGCAGCTCCTCGAGCTGCGCGGAGTCGTTCAGGTTGGCCATGCGCGCTGATGCTAGCCGCGCACGCGCGCAGACCGGTTGTTTTTCTTGGCGTGCTAGTTGAAGGGCTCGGCGCGCCGCAGCAGCTCTTCGAGTCCGGGCTCGTTCGGATCGCGCGGCCGGCCAGGATGGATGATCGCGACCTGGCAGCCTTCGGCGGCCTCGACCAGCGTGCGGAACGGGCCCGCGGCGGGATCCTTGATGAAGGCCTGCTTGTTCTCGTTGTACGCGAACATCGCGCCGTTCAGCAGCACGCACTCGTTGCATGTGGTGCATCGCGGCGTCTCGATGTAGGGCTCGTCGGAGTTCGGTGCCGCCGCGTCGGTGGCCGCCGCGGCGAGAGTGTCGGCTTCCGGCGGCGCGGCGTCCGGCGCCTCCGCGGCCACGCTCGTGGACGGCGCGGTCGCGTCGTGCGGCGCGAGCTCGCACAGACGAAGCCAGCCCGCGATCGAATGGCGGGCCGCTCTGACGAGCTGCTCGTCGACGACGAGCTTCTGAACGTGCTGTGCCATGTCGATGCCGTACACGAACGGCAACGTGTGCTGCCAGTCGGGGCGGTCATCCAGCCAGGTCCCCATGTCGACCAGCGTGCCGGTCTCGCGGGCGGTCGGCACACGCGCGAAGTGCGACGCGAGGAGACGGTCCGCAGCCGCGAAGTCCACGAAGGTAAAGGGAACCCGCTCGACCACGCGCTGTTGACCGGCGTCGGCGTACGCCAGCTCGTGCTCCGGCCAGGTCCGCTCGGGCTGCGGGTTGCCGTCGAGAGAAAGCTTCACCGTCGCGGTCGGGTCGTAGCTGAAGATCGGGAATGCCCGCGACTCCAGCGCGGCGGCCGCGACGAGATACGGCGGCACCTGCGTGCCTGGGATCGCACCGGAGAACACGCTGATGAGCGACGGCCCGGGAGCCGACAGCGCGCTCGACAGCCGGTCGCGCACTCGGTACAGATGCGAGCTCGGCGACTGCAGAACGAACGCGCCGCCGAGGCCGACGGCGGTCGTCGCAAGACGCGTCTCGAACGACACGGCGAGCTCGCCCGACGAGATCTCAAGGAGGTCGTCGCTCACGACGAGGAGCTTCAACGGAGCGGACGACGACAGGACCTCGAGCAGCTGCGTTCGCCCTTCGCTGCCCCGCGCGCCCTCGATGCGTACCAGGTAGCTCGGGAAGCGGGCCAGATCCTCGGGCCGGAGCGCCCGCTCGTCGACGGTGGCGAAGTAATCGTCGTGCGTCGCGTCAACGTAGTCGCCTTCGACCTCGAGCTCGGCGATGGCGATCGCTCGGACCAGGCGCGCAGCCGCGGGCAGCCGCTCGCGGAACGCGGCAAGCGCGACGTCGGCTCGTGAGAACGTGAAATCGAACCCGCTCGCGGCGCCGAAGAACGGCTCGGTGCGTAGGGTTTCGAGCGCGGCTTCGATGCGGTTTCGGCGCGCGTCGCTGAGGTTGCTCGCACCCGACGGCTTCGCCAGAAGACGCGCCATCGCGTCGAAGTCGAAGAGCTCCTGGTGCTTCGGACCGATCGCGCTCTTCAGCGCCGCGGGCGTGCGTCCGGACCGCGACCGCAGATGATCGGCCCGCAGCAGGTCGCCAAGGCGCGCGATCAGGCCGTCGAGATGTCGGCGCATCGTTGCCATGCGGCGGCGCTCGATCGTCCGCCAGACGTGCGTGACAAGCCGCTCGGGAAGGTGCTTGTCGCAGTCCACGACCTCTCCGTCGATGCGCAGCGCGGCGCGGGCGCTGGCGAGGTCGCTCGCGAGCGGCGCGCCGCCGCGCGTGGCGAGCCGGTCCGCCGCGCGTTGCCACAGCGATGTCAGCGATCCGAACGCTCCTTTGGCGAGGAGCACGCGGATCTCCCGCTCCAGCCGCAGCACGCTGCGCCGCATCCGCTCGCCGGCCATACCGCGCGGAGCGACCTCACGCAACAGCTCGTCGACGACCGACGTGAGACTGCGCGCGAACTCGTCATCGCCCTCGACGAGGACGATCGGGAAGTCATACCGAAGCGCGGTGAGGTCGTGGAAGGCCGCAAAGAGCGCGGGCCGTAAATGGGCCGGCGGCGTGAGCGCGGCGTCGAGACGCGTGCCGGTGAGGTGGAAGAAGTGAAGGTCCCTCACCGCGGCCTCACGCTGCCGGCCCTGGCGCGCCGGGCCAGACCGTGAACTTGTCGAGCTCCGCCTCGAGCCCGCGCCGGACCAGCTCGGGCGTGTGCGGCTGCCCGGCATGGCGCAGGTCCTCGTAGCAGGGGACGGTCTCGTCGCGGAAGAGGATGCCCACCGGGATCGGATCCTCGATCGATGCGATCTCGCGTGCGCGATCGATGCTGGATGCGTCGTGCTCCCGCTGGTTGGTGTAGACCTTCGCGAGCGCCGCGCTCAGCGTCAGCTCGTTCCGCAGGATGAGCGTGCGCTTGGGATCGAGCACGAACGGATCGAACGCGCCAGGCTGGAACTCGGGGCAGCGCTGAACGATCCTCACGAATGACAGACCCTTGTGCCGGTACGCCGCGGCGATGATCTCGGCGAGCAGCTCGGGGATCCAGTCGACCGCCTGCGCGACGAAGGAGACGTTCTGCACGCCGAGCGTGACGGTGAGCGGATTGAGCGGCGCGAGGTACGAGCCTTTCGGCGTGGTGTTGCTCTTCGTGCCGAGCGGTGAGGTCGGTGAGACCTGCTTCTTCGTGAGGCCGTAGATCCGGTTGTCGTGCAGCAGGACGGTGAGGTCCATGTTGTACCGCAGCGCGTGGATCCAATGGGCCGCGCCGATGGAGAGGCAGTCGCCGTCGCCGGTGCTGACGAAGACATGGAGGTCCGGGCGCGACATCTTCACGCCTTCGGCGAGCGGCAGCGCGCGGCCATGCAGCCCGTGGAAACCGTACGTGTTCATGTAGTGAGGAAGCCGGCTGGAGCAGCCGATGCCCGAGACGAACACGGTCTTCTCTGGCGCGAGCTTCTCGTCGCGGCAGAGGCGTTGGACGGCGCTGAGGATGGCGTTGTCGCCGCAGCCGTTGCACCAGCGCGGCACGCCGGTCTGGTAATCGGCGAGCTCGCGAGGCTCCTGCGTGGTCGCGAGGAGACACTCGGTGAGCGAGAGGCTCATACCGGCACCAGCTCGCGCTCGACCACCGCGAGCGCAGCCGCGCGGATGCTCCGGGGCTTGATGGGCCGGCCGCGGACTTCGGTCCAGCACTCGACGTCGACCAGGAAACGCGAGCGGAGGAGCATCGCGAGCGCCGAGTGGCGGCGGTTGTCCGCATCGATCAGCGTGTCCTCCAGGCGGTCGGACCAGTTCGATTCGATCGTCATGACCTTCCCGAAGCTGCGCAGGATCTCGCCGATGCCGGACGGCATCGGCTGGATGAACCGGAGGTGGAGCGACGACACGCGGTGACCCTCGGAGCGAAGCTGCGTGACGGCCTCTTCGATGGCGCCCTTCGTGCTGCCCCAGCCGACGAGCAGGAGATCGCCCTCCGCCGGGCCAAAGACCGGCGGACAGCGCAGCGTGCGCTGGAGCGCCGCGAGCTTGAGGCTGCGATGGCGAAGGCCGTCCTCGTTCGTCTGCGAGTCGTACGCAACGTGGCTGTCGCGGTCGTGCGCCAGGCCGGTGACGGTGTGCATGCCGTGCGGCTGCCCGGGGATGGAGCGCCGCACGAGCCCGGTGGTCGGGTCCCAGTCGTACGGCTTCGCGCCGGGCGCGACCGCGCTCTGATCGACCGGGGGAGCGAGCCATTCTTCGTCAAATACCGGGCGGCTGAACGGCTGCTGCGCGGTGGCGAGGCTCGCGTCGGAAAGCACCACGACCACCGTGTTGAAGGTCTCGGCGATCTTGCGCGCCGTGATCATCGCGTAGAAGCAGTCCTCGATGCCGTCGACGGCGAGGACGACCTTCGGCGCGTCGCCGT encodes:
- a CDS encoding error-prone DNA polymerase encodes the protein MSSGYVELHCHSSYSFLDGASDVEELVAAAAERGMDALALTDTNGLYGAVRFWNAAKDAGIRPIYGAEIQTLDFGHLVLIARDRIGWRSLCRTISAAQLAGEKTKPRATLALIAENAEGLFALTGCAYGAVPRAMRGGDVDAAREALSRLAGIFGERCFVELSDHLDPDDPALCDALAQLASEQGLGAVVTNNVHYARPEGRRLHDVLRCIDLGVTLDDAGNRLKPNGEYWLKDETILRERLGRHAEAFANARAIADACTLDLETIGPGGGRALGSMVGQDRLPGFPVPQGHTAFSFLYALCQEGARDKYGLMTPGVGMQLAHELSVIDHCGLAEFFLINWDIVRFCKERRIPAQGRGSAADSIVAYVLDITKVDPIQHELLFERFLTEDSRTMPDIDLDIASNDREEVIQYVYKKYGERYAAMVCNVVTYRARSASREIAKALGFRDETVDRMARSIDQYNVDPRSRPSAAQHPAYKHPNREAEHGWEAPRAVADTLEDLTSFMDEKERTRFPLFRELTLAIADFPRHLSIHNGGMLITAQPLVDTVPIERATMPDRNVVQLDKRDVEDLGLVKMDLLGLRTLSLIKDAVADIEARHGERLELGTIALDDEAVYDLICEVDTIGLFQVESRAQASALPRVRPRCFADIVVQVAIIRPGPLQGNMVNPYINRRQGREPVTYAHPLLEPSLKETLGVILFQEQILRVAMAVAGFSPAAADKLRRAMSRARSSADMEKLRAPFVEGARAKGVGDDVANEIFRQIAAFAEFGFCKSHAAAFALTAYHTAHLKLYYPSEFYVGLLNNQPMGFYSPAVIAGDAKRHGVAILPVDVNLSREKAVVEECSDGGAMHPVDSSNTIARRRTCRTHDVRLGFESVKGLGAAEAKAIVQEREKAGPYVAFDEFARRVGLKEEALRNLALLGAFDAFGEARRELLWRARDAHRTSPAFTRPALALPTSDAPALPVLTEQERVALDYRITGIPTGPQIMRFYRADLDRRGVLTAAGLAGHSHGATVRIAGAVVVKQHPETAKGHVFLSLEDETGMSNVIIRPATYRLHKRVLDANAAVVVTGTLQAVDGVISVLAMRLDGLALFVKIAAREWQ
- a CDS encoding type II toxin-antitoxin system VapC family toxin, translated to MADLLLDTDVLIDVLRGARRLAVTGHRVAYSVVTKAELFSGRAKDEEAVRVLLSPFRELDVDGTIAEHAGRLARVRVDMSDALIAATALEHRLELVTRNARDFKGIAGLQVRDPSTM
- a CDS encoding response regulator transcription factor, whose product is MKLLVVDDDRDLVELLDYALRREGYDVVRAYDGESAVEAVGREHPDLVVLDINLPKLTGFVVLERIRHVDEHVSVLLLSARQDESDILRGLQLGADDYITKPFRPKELVARVKAILRRSVRTRGRPAPVVYRTGDLVLDEATHEVTTADVPVHLSPTEFKLLRHFMANPGRVLTQEEILEGVWGYDADVGGDLVKLNVSRLRRKLTQDGKPRDVIQTVPGVGYLFRGADGGVQREDTRPKLTGTS
- a CDS encoding diguanylate cyclase, which encodes MDDLSAGRAEDLLDSIFRVATELVRGERASLMLRMDATNDFVIAHALGLAESVKREVRVRPGEGVAGHVLASKRSLLVRGGEAPYTVSGGQYRSDSFVSVPIMIDDDARGVLNVTDRFDGRPFGETDLATLEILASHIGACLVQQEQGEALQRLAETDPLTWLFNRRHFDKRLEAETNRALRAEHLLALLMIDVDKFKLINDRFGHRVGDQVLKAVASAVKQAVRLYDVPTRYGGDEFAIILPEADTEVATRVARRVLEKAETVALPGELRDAGLPLSLSIGVATFPRPAGDANALVEAADGAMYRAKSAGGGIRVWEHAFADGPRGAMRPARAALPPAPYLSDPARLATRELQQLIPVALAQEFNVAVVGHEGQVLTVAFPSPNPAAVDTISKATGFAVYPVFSNPADLQATRRRLAAA
- a CDS encoding thiamine pyrophosphate-dependent enzyme; the encoded protein is MSLSLTECLLATTQEPRELADYQTGVPRWCNGCGDNAILSAVQRLCRDEKLAPEKTVFVSGIGCSSRLPHYMNTYGFHGLHGRALPLAEGVKMSRPDLHVFVSTGDGDCLSIGAAHWIHALRYNMDLTVLLHDNRIYGLTKKQVSPTSPLGTKSNTTPKGSYLAPLNPLTVTLGVQNVSFVAQAVDWIPELLAEIIAAAYRHKGLSFVRIVQRCPEFQPGAFDPFVLDPKRTLILRNELTLSAALAKVYTNQREHDASSIDRAREIASIEDPIPVGILFRDETVPCYEDLRHAGQPHTPELVRRGLEAELDKFTVWPGAPGPAA
- a CDS encoding GAF domain-containing sensor histidine kinase, giving the protein MANLNDSAQLEELLQLQQDLALEANIDRVLTRIVATAMRMLDCERATLYVIDQGKNELWSRVLTESELKQIRLPLDGRGLAAEVARTGRLLRIDAPYEDPRFDPSVDARTGFRTRSMLVAPIDARDHRRLGVLQAVNDREGIFQEDDERFIQALAGAAGVALEFVELSEELAAERLRVVKVVEEERHRLARELHDGVAQTLANAAISIELVTRRAATDVEGALADLVPLRARLIEQQAGLRDILFALRPLALEDGGLPAAIAALAKRVDGMNGSHVTTRRIESERRMAPEIEAGAFTVIREAANNAIKTGRAANVAIDVYDDDNTVVAVVEDDGQGFDVAAVLQSYAQRGSLGLLQMRESARLIGAQLSLDSSPGQGTRVRLRIPTQ
- a CDS encoding ribbon-helix-helix protein, CopG family produces the protein MLYVVLYMGATRTQIYLTEQQRKALDARRRRERKTLAAVVRDAIDAYIGVPATADTQRILDESFGSIPDFKIPPRHGAWRKRERRLGLRG
- a CDS encoding ATP-binding protein, which encodes MSERPPERRRSLGRRNEDRAIEALAIQDAFVALADGIILTAPDGTIASANPAAFRVLGEESLNGRRFEELLLVSGATTVQDTDGHHVRRTWFPREDRMGVLEIVSTAIGERGILHTIRDVTAQAELLRLKEDFLLQVAHELRTPIAALSATLDLLVDDALSMPPAQLVTMVSTLRRSALRLEYLVENLLDAGSIEAGTFQVRAVPASVRSCLQEAMEFTQTLLDAKQQKLETRLRPDFDRVLADPRRTAQVLANLIANASRYAPEATTVTVATEGRDGFVQVSVVDQGPGIPLDEQPRLFQRFFRSREVREQAGGLGLGLTICRAIVVAHGGDIRIESEVGRGTSVHFTLPKARQLAEEAGA